DNA from Variovorax sp. PBL-H6:
AAGGTCGGTGAGGCGCTGCTGGAAAAAGATCTGCGAGAGCACGCCCCAGTAGTAGGTGTAGTCCCAGATCACCTTGACCGGCAGCACCTCCGGGTCGCCGAAGAGCGCGTACTGGTCGGTGTAGAGCGCGAGCGTGCTCTCGTAGAAGGAGTGGTAGATCTGGTCGTAGAGCCGCGCGCGCGCCTCCACCGAGCGCCCGGCGCGGTCGTGCGCGATCAGGTCGGTGATGTAGGTGTTGCTCATCGCGATGAAGTCGCTGCCCGGCGAGTAGAAGGGGTCGAGGAAGAGCCCGGCCTCGCCGGTCAATGCCCAGCGCTGCCCGGAGAACACCTGCTTGCAGCCGTACGAGAAGTCGCGAAAGAAGGCGAAGTCCTGCAACAGATGCCGCTTGCCGTCGAGCTCGTCGAAGAGGCGCGGCTGCCAGGTGCGCAGCCACGCCATCGCCTTGTCGAAGCTGTCCATGGCCTCGAGCGGATGCTGCCGCGGGTCGGCCACGATGCCGACCGAATGTGAGCCGGAGGCCAGCGGGATCAGCCAGACCCAATAGCCCGTGCCGACCAGGTGGTTGGTCGATAGCCAGCGCGCCTGCGGCTCGCAGCGCTCGCGCCATTCGGCACTGTCGGACCAGTGGTCGATGGTGATGCGCTCGCCGATGCGGAACCAGACCGCGTTGCACACGTGCGCGTTGGGCTGCGCGAGCCCCAGCTTGCGCTTGAGCAGGCCGGCGCGGCCGCAGGCGTCCACCAGCCAGCGGGCGTGCACGATGTGCGTCTCGCCGCCGCGCGTCCATTCGAGCCGATGCGGCGCATGGGCATCCTCGGCCAGCTCGATGCGGCGCACCAGCGCGTCGTCGATGAAGCGCACGCCGGCACGCGTGGCCTCCTTGGCCAGGTA
Protein-coding regions in this window:
- a CDS encoding NAD(P)/FAD-dependent oxidoreductase: METTSSHHDVVIMGGGLGGLTLALQLRQRFGDIDVVVLERRAHPVPHAAHKVGESSVEIGAHYFDTVLGLKAHMHGAQLRKFGFRFFFSEGRRDIDQVTEIGSSRYLSVPSYQIDRGIFENYLAKEATRAGVRFIDDALVRRIELAEDAHAPHRLEWTRGGETHIVHARWLVDACGRAGLLKRKLGLAQPNAHVCNAVWFRIGERITIDHWSDSAEWRERCEPQARWLSTNHLVGTGYWVWLIPLASGSHSVGIVADPRQHPLEAMDSFDKAMAWLRTWQPRLFDELDGKRHLLQDFAFFRDFSYGCKQVFSGQRWALTGEAGLFLDPFYSPGSDFIAMSNTYITDLIAHDRAGRSVEARARLYDQIYHSFYESTLALYTDQYALFGDPEVLPVKVIWDYTYYWGVLSQIFFQQRLTDLALLGSLRDELQHCQHLNFAMQDFLRAWSSKSAKRNPAVMLDQAALPWFAELNRSLGDRLDDAAFQARMRDSAEQLRALAGEILRRAGGEHPDLDDGTLRGVLAERVGAAPPPDGAAAASMLFAAP